In Acidobacteriota bacterium, a genomic segment contains:
- the rpiB gene encoding ribose 5-phosphate isomerase B: MKIAVGSDHAGYRIKEAIKKYLQNHNYKFYDFGTHDEQPVDYVDFGEFVAKSVSTGNFSRGILICGTGIGMSIVANKFKGVKAALCHDEFTAKMSREHNDSNVLTIGGRVVDEEKALKIVDIWLKTPFLGGRHERRVDKISLIDEKNFK, translated from the coding sequence ATGAAAATAGCAGTTGGTTCGGATCATGCAGGGTATAGAATAAAAGAAGCCATAAAAAAATATCTACAAAACCACAACTATAAATTCTATGACTTCGGAACCCATGATGAACAACCAGTTGATTATGTTGATTTTGGAGAATTTGTGGCCAAGAGTGTCTCAACTGGTAATTTTAGCAGAGGAATTCTAATATGCGGGACCGGAATCGGAATGAGCATTGTTGCCAATAAATTCAAGGGAGTTAAAGCAGCATTATGCCATGATGAATTTACTGCAAAAATGAGCAGAGAACACAATGATTCAAATGTTTTGACAATTGGTGGAAGAGTTGTTGATGAGGAGAAAGCATTAAAAATTGTTGATATCTGGCTTAAAACGCCTTTTTTAGGTGGGAGACACGAAAGAAGGGTTGACAAAATTTCGTTAATCGATGAAAAAAATTTCAAATGA
- the hypF gene encoding carbamoyltransferase HypF, which translates to MNYSVEKKALRIRVFGVVQGVGFRPFIFRIAKRFGYHGWVKNFGKGVEIFLERENKNYKDFNDFLSALENEKPPLAEIKSIKIYNENIKHFDDFTILPSKEEESFVFISPDISVCEDCLRELFNPDDRRYRYPFINCTNCGPRYTIIKKLPYDRSKTTMENFKLCEKCSKEYSSPEDRRFHAQPVACDECGPHVSLINSKDRSILYEKDSSIFKAQQFLREGFILAVKGLGGFHLFSNPFNLETTNRMRRFKKRERKPFALMAKDIYTIKKYCYVSPEEEKFLLSPRRPIVLLKKKRDIEKIAPFLDELGIMLPYTPLHHLLINNLDLLIATSSNFAESPIIKDDKEKELYEISDFVLTHNRPIHMRVDDSVLKISNGKPLFLRRARGYVSEPLEVPEELKIEKHLIALGGELKNTISFYKNGYIIPSQYLGDLKDWRNQKYLREALNHIKKLFEVNPEVVITDLHPDFFTTNYAEKMGIRHLKVQHHFAHILATMVENQISPDEKILGVALDGVGFGTDNRIWGGEFLICDYRNFNRFAHFEYVPQPGGDKATKEPWRMALSYLFHNSPDKNLNLDFIKAIESFRYIEDSKIKSVLEILKKEIYSPLTSSAGRLFDAVSFLIGTSPETTDYEAEAPMRMESIVENNFFESYDFEIIKRKAISISFKKTIQGIISDLNKINAARIASKFHNTLAKTVLEISKIAVNQEKIKKVLLGGGVFLNRILLERTIKLLSDNGIKVIRPEKFSPNDESISLGQIAYGLGFFINNKSIHK; encoded by the coding sequence ATGAATTATAGTGTCGAAAAAAAGGCTCTGAGAATCAGAGTATTTGGAGTTGTGCAGGGAGTTGGATTCAGACCTTTCATATTCAGAATCGCGAAAAGATTTGGATATCATGGATGGGTAAAGAATTTTGGTAAAGGAGTAGAAATATTTTTAGAAAGAGAAAATAAAAATTATAAAGATTTCAATGATTTTCTTTCTGCCCTTGAAAACGAAAAGCCTCCTTTAGCGGAAATAAAATCAATAAAAATATACAATGAAAACATAAAACATTTTGATGATTTCACCATCCTTCCTTCTAAGGAAGAAGAATCTTTTGTTTTTATATCACCGGATATTTCTGTATGCGAAGATTGTCTCAGAGAATTGTTTAATCCCGATGACAGGCGTTACAGGTATCCCTTTATAAATTGCACAAATTGTGGACCTCGATACACTATTATAAAAAAACTTCCCTATGACAGGTCAAAGACAACAATGGAGAACTTTAAGTTATGCGAAAAATGTAGCAAAGAATATTCATCTCCTGAAGACAGAAGGTTCCATGCCCAACCAGTTGCCTGTGATGAATGTGGTCCTCATGTTTCCCTTATCAATTCAAAAGATCGCTCGATTCTTTATGAAAAAGATTCCTCAATCTTTAAAGCTCAACAATTTTTAAGGGAAGGGTTTATTTTAGCTGTAAAAGGCCTTGGAGGTTTTCATCTTTTTTCAAACCCTTTTAATCTTGAAACAACTAATAGAATGAGACGATTTAAAAAAAGAGAAAGAAAGCCCTTTGCATTGATGGCAAAGGATATATACACGATAAAAAAATACTGCTATGTCTCTCCTGAAGAAGAAAAATTTCTTCTCTCTCCGAGAAGACCGATAGTTCTTTTAAAAAAGAAAAGAGACATTGAAAAAATTGCTCCTTTTCTTGACGAACTTGGCATCATGCTACCGTATACCCCTCTTCATCATCTCCTGATCAACAATTTAGACCTGTTAATTGCAACCTCATCCAATTTTGCTGAAAGTCCTATCATAAAAGATGATAAAGAAAAAGAGCTCTATGAAATTTCAGACTTTGTGCTAACTCACAATCGTCCAATTCATATGAGAGTGGATGATTCAGTTTTAAAAATATCAAATGGTAAGCCACTTTTCTTAAGAAGAGCAAGGGGTTATGTTTCTGAACCTCTTGAAGTCCCTGAAGAATTGAAAATTGAAAAACACTTAATTGCTCTCGGAGGGGAGCTGAAAAATACGATATCTTTTTATAAAAATGGATATATAATCCCATCCCAGTATCTGGGAGATTTAAAGGATTGGAGAAATCAGAAATATTTAAGAGAAGCTCTTAATCATATAAAGAAATTATTTGAGGTAAATCCAGAAGTTGTAATCACAGACCTTCACCCTGATTTTTTCACAACGAACTACGCAGAAAAGATGGGAATAAGGCACTTAAAAGTTCAACATCATTTTGCCCATATCCTTGCAACGATGGTAGAAAATCAAATCTCTCCAGATGAAAAAATACTGGGAGTAGCTCTTGATGGCGTGGGATTCGGAACCGACAACAGAATCTGGGGAGGTGAATTCCTCATCTGTGATTATCGAAACTTTAATAGATTTGCCCATTTTGAATACGTCCCGCAGCCAGGTGGAGATAAGGCAACAAAAGAGCCATGGCGGATGGCACTGAGTTATCTATTTCATAACAGTCCTGATAAAAATCTAAATTTAGATTTTATAAAAGCTATCGAATCCTTTAGATACATTGAAGATTCAAAAATTAAATCAGTCCTTGAAATATTAAAAAAAGAAATTTATTCTCCTCTTACATCAAGTGCTGGAAGATTATTCGATGCAGTTTCTTTCCTTATAGGAACATCACCAGAAACAACTGATTATGAAGCAGAAGCACCCATGAGAATGGAGTCCATCGTGGAAAATAATTTTTTTGAAAGTTATGACTTTGAAATAATAAAAAGAAAAGCAATTTCAATTTCTTTTAAAAAAACTATCCAGGGAATAATTTCAGATTTAAATAAAATAAACGCAGCCCGAATTGCATCAAAATTTCACAACACTTTAGCAAAAACTGTTTTAGAGATTTCAAAAATCGCAGTGAACCAAGAGAAAATCAAAAAAGTTTTATTGGGAGGCGGTGTTTTTCTAAACCGAATATTGCTTGAAAGAACGATAAAATTGCTTTCAGACAATGGGATTAAAGTCATAAGACCTGAAAAATTCTCCCCAAATGACGAAAGCATATCTCTTGGCCAGATTGCCTATGGGTTAGGATTTTTTATTAATAATAAAAGTATTCATAAATGA
- a CDS encoding DNA alkylation repair protein produces MKEEGRHTFNGIRKALKEKENPKKAQKMKRFFKEDVFYYGVERKDIAQIAKESYRYYKKNDDFSEAFKMSEKLFSTGIMEEATVAVDMLKGFQKKFDLNVFKSLDKWIDYISNWAQCDSLCMALIGPIIFYYNSTIEDLMRWAESENLWRRRASAVSLIYSVKKGRYLEETFKLAKKLMYDKEDMVQKGVGWLLKEAGGKFPERVADFLLKHRNNFSRLVLRYSCEKLPLKLKNKILSK; encoded by the coding sequence ATGAAAGAAGAAGGTAGACATACTTTCAATGGAATAAGAAAAGCTCTAAAAGAGAAAGAAAACCCGAAAAAGGCTCAAAAAATGAAAAGGTTTTTTAAAGAAGATGTTTTTTATTATGGAGTCGAAAGAAAAGATATTGCACAAATTGCAAAAGAATCATATAGATATTACAAAAAGAATGATGATTTTTCAGAAGCCTTCAAAATGTCTGAAAAATTATTCTCCACGGGAATAATGGAGGAAGCCACTGTGGCTGTTGATATGCTGAAAGGATTTCAAAAGAAATTTGACCTTAATGTTTTTAAATCTCTTGATAAATGGATAGACTATATATCTAACTGGGCTCAGTGTGATTCTCTCTGTATGGCTCTAATTGGCCCGATAATTTTTTATTATAACTCAACCATAGAGGATTTGATGAGATGGGCTGAATCAGAAAATCTATGGAGAAGAAGAGCTTCTGCTGTCTCGCTTATATATTCAGTCAAAAAAGGAAGATACTTAGAAGAAACTTTCAAGTTAGCAAAAAAATTGATGTATGACAAAGAAGATATGGTGCAGAAAGGAGTTGGCTGGCTTCTTAAAGAAGCAGGAGGAAAATTTCCTGAAAGAGTTGCTGATTTTCTTTTAAAGCATAGAAATAATTTTTCAAGGCTCGTCCTCCGCTATTCTTGCGAAAAACTCCCCCTCAAACTAAAAAATAAAATTCTTTCAAAATAA